The Moorella glycerini genomic interval CACCCTGCCTTCTTCCCCTCTTTAAGGAAAAGGCAGCCTTCACCTCCCTGCTGGCTTTAACGAACCGGGTCATAACCTCCAGGCTGCCACGGGTGACAGCGCCCTAATCTTTTTACAGCCAGGATACCTCCCCTGAATACTCCATATCTGCTTATTGCTTCCAGAGTATACTGGGAACAAGTGGGA includes:
- the yidD gene encoding membrane protein insertion efficiency factor YidD, producing the protein MIKRSVILFIRLYQIFISPILGKNCRFYPTCSQYTLEAISRYGVFRGGILAVKRLGRCHPWQPGGYDPVR